CAAAAGCTTTAGCAATTATTAACCCAAATCAATCTGGTTGCAATTTTCCATCTAAAAATTTAGCTGGCGTTGGAGTTATCTTTTATTTAATGATTGCATTAAGATCAAAAATGCGTATACGTGGAATTTATAAAGAAAATGAAGGACCTAAACTAAATGAGTTAGTTGATTTGGTAGCCCTAGGAACTGTAGCTGATCTTGTTAAGTTAGATTTAAATAATAGAATCCTAGTTACTCAAGGATTAAAAAGAATACAAGCAAACAAAACAATAGTAGGAATACAAGCGCTTTTTAATGTATCTAATAAAAAAATTAATATTGCAAATAGTAATGATTTGGGTTTTTTTATAGCACCAAAAATCAATGCTGCCGGAAGGTTATCTGATATGAGTATCGGAATACGTTGTCTAATAACTGATAACTATGAAGAGGCACTAGATATAGCACAAAAATTAAATGATATTAATAATGAAAGAAAAAAAATAGAAGAAGAAAGTAATTTACAAGCTATATCAGAAATTGATAATTATGAATCTGAGTCAAGTAATAGTATATGTATTTATAAAGAAAATTGGAATCATGGCATAGTAGGATTAATTGCATCAAAATTAAAAGAGAAATACTGGAAACCAACTATAGCATTTGCTCCTTCAAAAAATAACGAATTAAGAGGCTCCGGAAGATCTATTACAGGAATAAATATAAAAGAAATATTAGATATTATTTCAAAAAAATTTAATATAATACAACAGTTCGGAGGTCATGCAATGGCTGCTGGACTAACAATTACGAAAAACAACTACATGAATTTTAAATCAGCATTTGAGGAAACAACAAAAAATATAATAGGTAATAATGATATACGACAATTATTAGAAACTGATGGTTCTCTTGATATAAAGTATGCTAATACAGAATTTGCAAATTTGCTAAATCAACAAGTATGGGGATCAGGGTTTGATGAACCACTATTTATAGATCAGTTTGAAATTATTTCTCAAAAAACATTAAAAAACAAACATTTAAAACTAGTACTACAACGTGAAAAATTGTTATTCGATGGAATATATTTTAACCATCAAATAGTAGAATATAAAAATATTAAGGCTATATATAGAATAGAAAACAACTTATGGAATGATAAAACATCATTGCAGTTAATTATAAGATTAATTATACCAAATGATTAAACTATAGTTTTTCATAAAATGAATTCGTAATAGGATAACGCCAATCACAACCAAATGAACAAGAAGTAATTTTAGGACCTATTGGAGATTGGGATCTTTTATATTCATTTTTATGTAAAAGTTCTAATATCCTATTAACAATATCAACACCATAGCCACAATCTATGATTTGCTCTATTGTAAATTTTTTTTCTATATATAACTCCAAGACCTCATCTAATAAATCATAAGGAGGTAAAGT
The sequence above is drawn from the Candidatus Kinetoplastibacterium crithidii (ex Angomonas deanei ATCC 30255) genome and encodes:
- the recJ gene encoding single-stranded-DNA-specific exonuclease RecJ, whose protein sequence is MNSSYKIYTRKIHKENYDLLLKNGINPLLAKLFSSRGVTEPSQVQYIWSNLINPNNLSQIEKATNYLLESIIRKKRILIVADYDCDGATACALAVRALKKMGAIVNFIVPNRFNNNYGLSVDIIKQAYEQAMEKPDLIITVDNGISSIEGVEYARQMGIDVIVTDHHLPGKTLPKALAIINPNQSGCNFPSKNLAGVGVIFYLMIALRSKMRIRGIYKENEGPKLNELVDLVALGTVADLVKLDLNNRILVTQGLKRIQANKTIVGIQALFNVSNKKINIANSNDLGFFIAPKINAAGRLSDMSIGIRCLITDNYEEALDIAQKLNDINNERKKIEEESNLQAISEIDNYESESSNSICIYKENWNHGIVGLIASKLKEKYWKPTIAFAPSKNNELRGSGRSITGINIKEILDIISKKFNIIQQFGGHAMAAGLTITKNNYMNFKSAFEETTKNIIGNNDIRQLLETDGSLDIKYANTEFANLLNQQVWGSGFDEPLFIDQFEIISQKTLKNKHLKLVLQREKLLFDGIYFNHQIVEYKNIKAIYRIENNLWNDKTSLQLIIRLIIPND